The Tripterygium wilfordii isolate XIE 37 chromosome 5, ASM1340144v1, whole genome shotgun sequence genome window below encodes:
- the LOC119998849 gene encoding rhodanese-like domain-containing protein 10, whose protein sequence is MAIQLNQLYIPTLKYGKQPPKLHISTARGSNTFIVNAASTSARQLIQSGVVRPILPKDAAKAVNSEGFSVLDIRPVWEREKASVTGSLHVPLFIEDPDTSPITLLKKWVHFGYIGLWTGQKFTMLNPNFLADVEAASPGRENKLIVACGEGLRSMMAVSKLHEEGYKNLGWLAGGFSRAAEDDFPVEGTEKLQYATVGGASYYFLQLLILLQAVGSKSP, encoded by the exons ATGGCGATTCAACTGAACCAGCTCTACATACCCACTTTGAAGTATGGAAAACAACCACCTAAGCTTCATATCTCCACCGCACGCGGTTCAAATACATTCATAGTCAATGCAGCGTCCACCAGTGCTCGGCAGCTAATCCAATCGGGCGTCGTCAGGCCCATACTGCCAAAGGACGCAGCCAAGGCAGTGAACTCCGAAGGATTCTCAGTCTTGGACATCAGACCAGTGTGGGAGAGAGAGAAGGCAAGCGTGACTGGGTCACTGCACGTCCCACTTTTCATTGAGGACCCTGATACCAGTCCGATAACACTATTGAAGAAGTGGGTTCATTTCGGCTACATTGGGCTATGGACAGGCCAAAAGTTTACAATGTTGAATCCCAATTTTCTAGCAGATGTTGAGGCAGCTTCTCCTGGTAGGGAGAACAAGTTGATTGTAGCTTGTGGAGAAGGGCTGAG GTCAATGATGGCCGTTTCCAAGTTACATGAAGAAGGATACAAGAATTTGGGATGGTTGGCAGGAGGATTCAGTCGCGCTGCAGAAGACGACTTCCCGGTTGAAGGGACAGAGAAATTGCAGTATGCAACGGTAGGGGGTGCGTCATACTACTTTCTTCAATTGCTCATACTATTACAAGCTGTGGGCAGTAAGAGCCCCTGA
- the LOC119998236 gene encoding E3 ubiquitin-protein ligase APD2 isoform X2 produces MAEAAYQSSTSPPSSSVAATSSSNAPPSSQVREEEDGQNHDSDQQNQFREPEMEQQQHIGGIHRGSFWTFDDRSNVIMDDTWSCIAVVLTFWFFVSMTVILGVYGSMSLRFGPNSSILIRPSPIFVQSIKVEELGETKPGLILYGLYRSPPLDVVSMWSETTNASVPADSHKELIYFLNEGSQINISYSVKSDSSFIYLIIAQGNEGLAQWLEDPTYPNSTLSWNVIHGSGIIKQNIWRSSSYYVALGNLNSEVVEVQMNLSVLALLYNTSEAYSKCMFRHGVCSLSVLFSQGNAIVLNSPGGGKGSTSDEWNVKVSYGPRWFSYIIGTGGLTVLMLVAFNCLNKFECTRGDGDGDGDRYHLTGSERAPLLSHKDDDLSSWGSFYDSGSNDEEDLGDFLAQGTLEGESSRDGENGNNTRRLCAICFDAPRDCFFLPCGHCVACFACGARIAEAAGTCPICRRNIKKVRKIFTV; encoded by the exons ATGGCGGAGGCAGCTTATCAGAGTTCGACATCTCCTCCGTCGTCTTCAGTTGCTGCAACGTCTTCTTCGAATGCTCCTCCCTCTTCGCAGGTTCGGGAAGAAGAGGATGGCCAGAATCACGATAGTGatcaacaaaatcaatttcGAGAACCAGAGATGGAGCAGCAACAACATATCGGCGGTATCCATAGAGGGAGTTTTTGGACATTTGATGACAGGTCGAATGTGATTATGGACGATACTTGGTCTTGCATTGCTGTGGTTCTTACCTTCTGGTTCTTCG TGTCAATGACTGTGATTTTGGGGGTTTATGGTTCTATGAGCTTGCGGTTTGGTCCAAATTCTTCAATTCTTATCAGACCTAGCCCCATATTTGTGCAGTCAATAAAG GTCGAAGAGTTGGGTGAGACAAAGCCTGGGTTAATATTGTATGGACTGTATAGATCTCCACCTCTTGATGTTGTATCCATGTGGTCGGAAACTACAAATGCCTCTGTTCCCGCAGATTCTCATAAG GAGTTAATATATTTTCTGAATGAAGGGTctcaaataaatatttcatactCTGTCAAATCTGATAGCTCCTTTATTTACCTCATTATTGCCCAAG GGAACGAAGGCCTTGCTCAGTGGCTTGAGGACCCAACATATCCCAACAGCACTTTATCATGGAATGTCATTCATG GAAGTGGTATCATCAAGCAGAACATTTGGAGATCTTCAAGTTACTATGTAGCATTAGGTAACCTGAACTCAGAGGTGGTGGAG GTGCAGATGAACCTCAGTGTTCTGGCTCTCTTGTACAACACGAGTGAAGCTTATTCTAAGTGTATGTTCCGACACGGAGTATGTAGCTTAAGTGTTTTATTTTCCCAAGGAAATGCTATTGTCTTAAACTCCCCTGGTGGGGGAAAG GGTTCAACTAGTGATGAGTGGAATGTCAAGGTCTCTTATGGTCCAAGGTGGTTCTCATATATTATTGGCACAG GTGGACTAACTGTGCTCATGTTGGTGGCCTTCAACTGCTTGAACAAGTTTGAATGTACCcgtggagatggagatggagatggagatagaTATCATTTAACTGGATCTGAAAGAGCCCCTTTGCTTTCTCATAAAGATGATGATCTCTCAAGTTGGGGATCATTCTATGATTCGGGTTCAAATGATGAAGAGGATCTTGGAGACTTTCTTGCACAAGGTACTCTTGAAGGCGAATCATCAAGAGATGGTGAAAATGGAAATAATACTCggcgtctttgtgcaatttgctttgATGCTCCAAGAGATTGCTTCTTCCTTCCATGTGGGCACTGTGTGGCTTGCTTTGCATGTGGAGCAAG GATAGCAGAAGCTGCTGGAACTTGTCCCATTTGTCGCAGGAACATTAAGAAAGTGAGGAAGATTTTCACAGTTTAA
- the LOC119998848 gene encoding pyridoxal 5'-phosphate synthase subunit PDX1.3 → MAGTGVVAVYGNGSMTESKKSPFTVKVGLAQMLRGGVIMDVVNAEQARIAEEAGACAVMALERVPADIRAQGGVARMSDPQLIKEIKQAVTIPVMAKARIGHFVEAQILEAIGVDYVDESEVLTLADEDNHINKHNFRIPFVCGCRNLGEALRRIREGAAMIRTKGEAGTGNIIEAVRHVRSVMGDIRVLRNMDDDEVFTFSKKIAAPYDLVMQTKQLGRLPVVQFAAGGVATPADAALMMQMGCDGVFVGSGVFKSGDPAKRARAIVQAVTHYSDPEVLAEVSCGLGEAMVGLNLKDEKVERFANRSE, encoded by the coding sequence ATGGCTGGAACCGGCGTGGTGGCGGTGTACGGAAATGGGTCAATGACAGAGTCCAAGAAATCTCCCTTCACCGTGAAAGTTGGCCTGGCTCAAATGCTCCGTGGCGGCGTTATAATGGACGTCGTTAACGCAGAGCAGGCCCGTATCGCGGAGGAGGCCGGTGCTTGCGCCGTCATGGCGCTTGAGCGTGTCCCTGCTGACATCCGGGCTCAAGGCGGTGTGGCCCGCATGAGTGACCCACAGCTTATCAAGGAAATCAAACAGGCCGTCACAATCCCTGTCATGGCCAAGGCCCGTATCGGCCACTTTGTCGAGGCCCAAATCCTTGAAGCTATAGGTGTCGACTACGTCGACGAGAGCGAAGTCCTCACTCTCGCCGATGAagataaccacatcaacaagcATAACTTCCGAATCCCTTTCGTTTGCGGTTGCCGCAATTTGGGTGAGGCGTTGCGGAGGATTCGCGAGGGAGCTGCAATGATCAGAACCAAAGGAGAGGCCGGAACTGGTAACATAATCGAAGCGGTTAGGCATGTGAGGTCCGTGATGGGAGATATTCGGGTTTTGAGGAACATGGATGACGACGAGGTGTTTACTTTCTCGAAGAAGATTGCGGCTCCATATGATCTGGTGATGCAGACGAAGCAGTTGGGGAGGCTCCCGGTGGTGCAGTTCGCAGCAGGAGGAGTAGCGACGCCAGCTGACGCAGCGCTCATGATGCAGATGGGCTGTGACGGGGTTTTTGTGGGCTCTGGGGTGTTTAAGAGTGGTGACCCGGCAAAAAGGGCTCGGGCAATAGTACAGGCAGTCACTCATTATAGTGACCCTGAGGTGTTGGCCGAAGTCAGTTGTGGGCTTGGGGAGGCCATGGTTGGTCTCAATTTGAAGGATGAGAAAGTGGAGAGGTTTGCTAACCGGTCAGAGTAG
- the LOC119998236 gene encoding E3 ubiquitin-protein ligase APD2 isoform X1 → MELSPCRIEGALPVSFHLRRMAEAAYQSSTSPPSSSVAATSSSNAPPSSQVREEEDGQNHDSDQQNQFREPEMEQQQHIGGIHRGSFWTFDDRSNVIMDDTWSCIAVVLTFWFFVSMTVILGVYGSMSLRFGPNSSILIRPSPIFVQSIKVEELGETKPGLILYGLYRSPPLDVVSMWSETTNASVPADSHKELIYFLNEGSQINISYSVKSDSSFIYLIIAQGNEGLAQWLEDPTYPNSTLSWNVIHGSGIIKQNIWRSSSYYVALGNLNSEVVEVQMNLSVLALLYNTSEAYSKCMFRHGVCSLSVLFSQGNAIVLNSPGGGKGSTSDEWNVKVSYGPRWFSYIIGTGGLTVLMLVAFNCLNKFECTRGDGDGDGDRYHLTGSERAPLLSHKDDDLSSWGSFYDSGSNDEEDLGDFLAQGTLEGESSRDGENGNNTRRLCAICFDAPRDCFFLPCGHCVACFACGARIAEAAGTCPICRRNIKKVRKIFTV, encoded by the exons ATGGAGTTATCTCCTTGCAGAATTGAAGGTGCGTTACCAGTTTCTTTCCACTTAAGGAG AATGGCGGAGGCAGCTTATCAGAGTTCGACATCTCCTCCGTCGTCTTCAGTTGCTGCAACGTCTTCTTCGAATGCTCCTCCCTCTTCGCAGGTTCGGGAAGAAGAGGATGGCCAGAATCACGATAGTGatcaacaaaatcaatttcGAGAACCAGAGATGGAGCAGCAACAACATATCGGCGGTATCCATAGAGGGAGTTTTTGGACATTTGATGACAGGTCGAATGTGATTATGGACGATACTTGGTCTTGCATTGCTGTGGTTCTTACCTTCTGGTTCTTCG TGTCAATGACTGTGATTTTGGGGGTTTATGGTTCTATGAGCTTGCGGTTTGGTCCAAATTCTTCAATTCTTATCAGACCTAGCCCCATATTTGTGCAGTCAATAAAG GTCGAAGAGTTGGGTGAGACAAAGCCTGGGTTAATATTGTATGGACTGTATAGATCTCCACCTCTTGATGTTGTATCCATGTGGTCGGAAACTACAAATGCCTCTGTTCCCGCAGATTCTCATAAG GAGTTAATATATTTTCTGAATGAAGGGTctcaaataaatatttcatactCTGTCAAATCTGATAGCTCCTTTATTTACCTCATTATTGCCCAAG GGAACGAAGGCCTTGCTCAGTGGCTTGAGGACCCAACATATCCCAACAGCACTTTATCATGGAATGTCATTCATG GAAGTGGTATCATCAAGCAGAACATTTGGAGATCTTCAAGTTACTATGTAGCATTAGGTAACCTGAACTCAGAGGTGGTGGAG GTGCAGATGAACCTCAGTGTTCTGGCTCTCTTGTACAACACGAGTGAAGCTTATTCTAAGTGTATGTTCCGACACGGAGTATGTAGCTTAAGTGTTTTATTTTCCCAAGGAAATGCTATTGTCTTAAACTCCCCTGGTGGGGGAAAG GGTTCAACTAGTGATGAGTGGAATGTCAAGGTCTCTTATGGTCCAAGGTGGTTCTCATATATTATTGGCACAG GTGGACTAACTGTGCTCATGTTGGTGGCCTTCAACTGCTTGAACAAGTTTGAATGTACCcgtggagatggagatggagatggagatagaTATCATTTAACTGGATCTGAAAGAGCCCCTTTGCTTTCTCATAAAGATGATGATCTCTCAAGTTGGGGATCATTCTATGATTCGGGTTCAAATGATGAAGAGGATCTTGGAGACTTTCTTGCACAAGGTACTCTTGAAGGCGAATCATCAAGAGATGGTGAAAATGGAAATAATACTCggcgtctttgtgcaatttgctttgATGCTCCAAGAGATTGCTTCTTCCTTCCATGTGGGCACTGTGTGGCTTGCTTTGCATGTGGAGCAAG GATAGCAGAAGCTGCTGGAACTTGTCCCATTTGTCGCAGGAACATTAAGAAAGTGAGGAAGATTTTCACAGTTTAA